Genomic segment of Arachis stenosperma cultivar V10309 chromosome 4, arast.V10309.gnm1.PFL2, whole genome shotgun sequence:
TGATAAGGGAGAAAAGCAAACAAAATAAAGTATTCTAAAAAACACCAATAAGTAAATAAcatgaaaagataaatttgtacaaaaatgaacaaataaaaataaaaaactgctGCATTTCATGAAAATGTTGATAGTGACATGAACAATTACATATGCCTATCACTCCTATGATAAGGAGGATCCCAACATCTGACAACCTATCCTAGTATGTAACCTAAACAGGCTACAACATTGAAAATGTGTCCAATCCCTAGCAAAGTCACTATTACAAAAAAAGGGGTTGAAAATACAGATACTTGAAACATAACCAGATCCAACACAAAAGGAAAACCCCATATCTGACAATCCTATTTGTTGGACACAATCCAAAAAAGTCAAACCAAAACACCATCCAGCCATCACGATTACATTTCAAAATATTTGGAATCACAAGCCTTCTTAATCACTTGTAAATATACTATCTAAAATACCTACACCTACACACAGCAGCTCAATACAACAACTTCAATCACACCCCATTAACCTTGGCAACCTTGGACCCACGCTCATCTGCAACAGTAGCCACTTCTTCAAATTGGGGATTCAAATTCCTCTTGCCCTTGGAGATGACAACATCATTGTCATGAGTAACCTTTCCTCCAtattggcaacgtgcatggagAACATGGGACAGCGCATCCTAtgacaaaacaaaaataataaaacctaTGAAAGTGAGTCAAGATTGGAAAATCCATTTAGAAACAGCACACATAGGAAGGaggaaaaaaatgtatataacAGAACCTGAGTTTCCTTTTCTGGTGAGCTAAGCAATATATCCAGTTCAGAAGAAAGATCATCACTAACAgtatcattggtgggtgttTTCTCATCTTTCCCATCTTCACCAGTAACTAACGCAGAAAACTCAGACCCTCTAGAAACAGCAGACTGTTTTTCAGCAAGAAAATCTATAAGAACTGGAGACTTACATAAAATCCCACAACACTCACCATCAACTTTTTCACTTTTGATACAACTCTTTGAAGACTCCTCCTTAACACCAATATCCCCTTTTCCAAACAGGACAGATTTGTGTAAATCAGGCTCCTATTCACATGGCATAAGATTTTAAAGACACATTACACCATAAGAAAAATTCACCAAAACAgaatataaaaagaaagaaagaacaaaaCATGAATTTACACAATCTAAGGATAATTATAGGAATATGTAACCTTTTTTGGAGTAGACTCATCATCAGCATCATAATTGGGAAGTTCAAACATGGTAATAATCGTAGGATCATCACATATTCTCCTAACTCGGAAAGTGCCATAAAAGGTATCATGTGGGACACCTTTGGTATCAACCTTAAGCAGTAACTTCTTTCCAATGAGCCCTTGGAAAATGGGAGGATAAGTATCCCCACATACAAGCTGTTTTGAAAGTAATACATAGGAAATAGAGAGTTTAAGTAACAAATATTACATCCCATAAACTGAACAAAACAGAAAACACAAAGTAAGTACATACACTTGCATCTCTTTGAACCTCACTAAACAAGTCAGCACATGATTTCTTAAGCAAATATGATGCCTCACGATCAAAGAGAAGGAAAATACCCTCCCCACTATGATCCTCAACTgttattttaactttaaatcTAAAGAGAGGGAAAAAAAAGGAACACAATCATTCAGAAAAAAAATACCAAGAAATATCATTCTTACAAACAATCCagaacacaaaataaaaatacactttCAACAAAATTTCTGACCTTGGAGTGACATTGGTTATGTGCTTCAAACAGAAATCACAGTAATATACACCATTTTGAGGATAGATACCCTTTCCACACACACAAGCAGAATACCACCAACCTTCATCCTCAACAATACCTTGGATTGTACCAAAAATGATAAAAGAACCCTCCTATCCAAAGAGCATTTCAGAATTTGTTAACAATATGAATGAAAAATCAGATCTCGAAATTGTTctttgattctattttttagtTCATTTGTacataaaataaacataaacaaAACTAACTCAGATGAAAACAACCTGATTCTTATCTTGAAGTTCTTCAATGGTGCATTTTCTAGTTAAACGCATGAAATCATCTTCCAAGGACACAACTGTACCCTCATTTGCAATAAACAGTGGCTGAGTACCATTCACCCCTTGCTCAATCATactaaaagaaacaaaattttgataatacTTGTACTTATTGACACAGATTGGCTTTAAATAaagaatagaataaaaaatcaacaaaataaaCCATCCTAACCTCTGCCTGAACTCAACAACCTCAGGAAGATCAGGATTAAATAACATTTGAGTGGCATACATCACATTTTGAAGGCCTACTTGACCTACACAGAAACACAGAAAGAGTCAAGCAAAAGTTTATTGGAGACAACACCTAGAGCAGCAATGAGATGTACAAAAAACAAACAATGTACCCCTAAAGAACTTGACTTTTGCAAGTTGAATGACTACAACAGGCTGCTCCACATAGCCAGACGCAAGGAAATGATTTACTTGATTAACATAGTCCCCAAACAATGCATATCGCAAGGTAAGACTGAAACTCAAAACATAACAAACAATGAAACAGAAAATAATGAGAGAAAGTGattaaaacataaagataaaccAGCAGGAATGACTCAATCAACATACTCTTTGGAAGTTAATTCCAGCAcaatcattttcacaattttgcCCTCTTTTGCatattctttctcttctcccaCTGAAGTTAAAAGACCAATAACATCTATTCCAAACAAACAAAACCTATTAAATATTCAAAGCAACtgttaaaaaaacataaataatagCAAACAAAAAAGATAGACTCACCAACTAAAAAATCATAATCTTCAGTCATATTCAGCAAATCAGAAAAAGGAAACATGTTGAAACAAGTCTTAGGGATAACGTCTTCATCAACAGCTACAACAGTGGTTCGGTGAAGGAAAACCAATTTGAATTCATGAGAAGTTGCTCTATAACTACCATGATTTGAAACAACAGTAAAGTATGCCATTCTATAAACCTGACCCTCAACTATAAGATCCCTAAACCTATTAAGGAGTGGTTTCTTAACTGTAGCTTGTATTTTTCCACACTAGAAATccaacaaaaaaacaaaatcagATTAGTGAAACACATAATTTAAACttgtaaatttaaaaaacaagtAACACCATATTTAAAAGAGAACTTAATAGGGACTAACATGCTCATCAAGGAGAATCATCTCCATTGAGTTAGGAACCTCATTGTTACCAAAAGAAGGTACAACCCAAAGCCTTAGAATCCTAACTTTCAACCTCCAAGCCTCTCTAGGAGGATGCATCTTAGAAATCATATCAAATGGAGGAGGCATTGCAATAAAAAAAAAGCAGATAAACACAGTTGATGGAATAGATCAAAATGGAAAcagaaaaattctaaaatagaTAGAGCTTAGGAGGAAATAGAACAGAGGAGAATGTTTGTGCAATGAATGTGATCAACCAACAATCCTTTTATAGAAAAAACCAAGACACAAGCTCACTTTTTTGAATTCAAGTTGAGGATGGAAATGGAGGGAAAACGAAATCTGAGTCCACATGAATCACCATTCAATGGCATAGAGACAACTGATGATAGGAGCAAAACCTGAAccaacagaaaaaaaaaaagaaaaaacaagtgAAAGTTTCAAGAAATCAAGAAATAGGGAGCAAAAAATGAGACATGACACCATACCTACTACAGTGCACCTAAGTATCATTACACCATAGGGAAAACAATCATCAACTACCCCAAAGAATGATTCTACTCATGGCAATGAGAGTTGGTAAATGTCCTAGGTAGGGATACATTGGAAACAGCAAATcaagggaaaaagaaagtatACACAACCATCAACAAAAATCTATCAATCACATCAACATTGGGGAAatgggtgagattgaaatccTCATAGGTTAGTAATGATTCAGACATTtccaattaaaaatatatacaacAACTTTATTGTGTGTGCAGTAAAGATTTTCATAGGAAAACCAGCTCATATCTAAATTTGTTTTTTCACAAACACCAAATAATGTAATCCAATTCAACTGAactgaataaataaataaatgaccaCAAAGTTATACATCAATTTCTCTCAAGACCTGAATAGGAGAGAATGGAATTCCGAATGCAAAAATTTAATGAGAGTGGCAAAAACATTTTCCTTTATCAAAGAAGAACAATAATTCAAAACAATCAGCTCTACTTCTATACAACAGGGGAAATATACAGCActctttgcataaccaataaagGATTCAAATGCAAATGACATCACAAACAAAGGGTTTTTTCAAAATCCAAATAAATCACTAAGAAGCCATGAATCAATTGGTATCAATCACATCACCACTCATCAAATACACTACCTAGAACAGAATTTCCTAGTAACACAAACAATGGAGCAATCGCATCTGATTGTGAGAAAGCCTCTTCCTTCTTATCAATCACATCACCACTGACCAAAAAGATAGAAACCCCATACCTTGATACAGATACACACATTTTCAGTGAACAATGTATGGCAGAACATAATTTTCTGTGCAAAACAGACTTCAAGGGAAGATAACCTAATCAACCTATAACTACTTGGAGCAGggaatttcttgttagtcaaaaATGTTCTTTTatagaaacaagaaaagaatggAATGAAATTGAcctaaaatcaaagcaaattgtaTAAAGGAACTACCAGCCAGCTATACATCAACTTATGTGAATGACATGACTACCAATAGAAAATATTAGGTACAAAACCCATTCCCTCATCATGATTCACAGAACCCACATGCAACCACCAATTCAGCTGATGTAAACTTCATGGATTTGTTGAATATACAGAAAATGCACGGAAAACAAAATATCACTTCTTATCCATCTCCATTAAATACCATAGAGACAACTAATGAGAACGGAAAAACATGAACAAAGACAAAAACAGCAAGAACAACTGAAAATTCCAAGAAATCAAGAAATAGGAACGAAAAAATACCATACCTGTGGCAGTGAACCTATATCTCATTTCACCATAGGGAAGGCAGTGATCAACTACTCCAAACAATCATTGTACCGATGACATTTAGAGTTGGTAAATGTTTTAGTTAG
This window contains:
- the LOC130974508 gene encoding replication protein A 70 kDa DNA-binding subunit C-like, with translation MPPPFDMISKMHPPREAWRLKVRILRLWVVPSFGNNEVPNSMEMILLDEHCGKIQATVKKPLLNRFRDLIVEGQVYRMAYFTVVSNHGSYRATSHEFKLVFLHRTTVVAVDEDVIPKTCFNMFPFSDLLNMTEDYDFLVDVIGLLTSVGEEKEYAKEGKIVKMIVLELTSKDLTLRYALFGDYVNQVNHFLASGYVEQPVVVIQLAKVKFFRGQVGLQNVMYATQMLFNPDLPEVVEFRQSMIEQGVNGTQPLFIANEGTVVSLEDDFMRLTRKCTIEELQDKNQEGSFIIFGTIQGIVEDEGWWYSACVCGKGIYPQNGVYYCDFCLKHITNVTPRFKVKITVEDHSGEGIFLLFDREASYLLKKSCADLFSEVQRDASLVCGDTYPPIFQGLIGKKLLLKVDTKGVPHDTFYGTFRVRRICDDPTIITMFELPNYDADDESTPKKEPDLHKSVLFGKGDIGVKEESSKSCIKSEKVDGECCGILCKSPVLIDFLAEKQSAVSRGSEFSALVTGEDGKDEKTPTNDTVSDDLSSELDILLSSPEKETQDALSHVLHARCQYGGKVTHDNDVVISKGKRNLNPQFEEVATVADERGSKVAKVNGV